A part of Cryptococcus decagattii chromosome 2, complete sequence genomic DNA contains:
- a CDS encoding tRNA (guanine(9)-N1)-methyltransferase, translating into MDTDEESYLNAGPSARSEISQGGEGDRLQGLSKKAMKRAAKQARMEEIKPLKRAAERERRRQRTAQLAEGYAAGTLSEADKELVERRRRVERERKEAQRRVESGDQANDWLGGVVIDLGFDDLMTDQEIASMAQQLGYLYSSNRTAERPVRTVIHTTFSPAASPRLWQRMENFNWHKWSRCHWWEQGLETLKSQLDPSNSISRVQPVVSDKAQDKTGVDTKCLLSRLTGPQVPADLQAGKHKLVYLSADAEDEILSLSEDEIYIIGGIVDRNRHKNLCQGKAEQLGILLTVNQVFDILVKYIHLGDWATAFEAVIPIRKYAPGRKAKRAKIEAKKDERDEEGDEGTSAEGEETNGVAEKSAEVVPADVFTDQ; encoded by the exons ATGGATACTGACGAGGAGTCTTACCTGAATGCTGGACCTTCTGCTCGCTCAGAGATCTCCCAggggggagaaggggacAGGCTACAAGGACTGAGCAAAAAGGCCATGAAGAGGGCGGCTAAGCAG GCCCGGATGGAAGAAATCAAACCTTTGAAACGTGCAGCGGAGAGAGAACGGCGCCGACAGCGTACCGCCCAACTTGCGGAAGGTTACGCCGCTGGGACACTCAGTGAAGCGGATAAGGAATTAGTGGAGCGAAGGCGCAGggtggagagagaaaggaaagaagcCCAGAGAAGGGTAGAAAGTGGGGACCAGGCGAATGATTGGTTGGGTGGGGTCGTTATTGATCTGGGGTTCGATGACTTAATGACTGATCAG GAAATTGCCTCGATGGCTCAGCAATTGGGTTATTTATATTCTTCCAACCGCACCGCAGAAAGGCCTGTTCGAACTGTCATTCATACGACATTCTCCCCTGCAGCATCGCCGAGGCTCTGGCAACGTATGGAAAACTTCAATTGGCACAAATGGAGCAGGTGTCATTGGTGGGAACAAGGCTTAGAAACTCTCAAATCCCAACTGGATCCTTCAAATTCGATCTCGCGTGTTCAACCTGTAGTCAGTGACAAGGCGCAAGACAAGACAGGGGTAGATACCAAATGTTTGCTGTCTCGTCTAACCGGGCCTCAGGTCCCTGCTGACCTTCAGGCTGGTAAACACAAGCTTGTATATCTCTCCGCGGATGCGGAAGACGAGATCTTGAGCTTGTCCGAAGATGAAATTTATATCATTGGAGGTATTGTGGACCGAAATAGACACAAG AATTTATGCCAGGGGAAAGCAGAACAACTAGGTATCC TGTTGACTGTCAATCAG GTTTTCGATATCCTTGTCAAATACATTCATCTAGGCGACTGGGCGACTGCGTTTGAAGCTGTTATCCCTATAAGGAAGTACGCTCCTGGCCGTAAAGCAAAAAGAGCGAAGATagaggcaaagaaggacgaaagagatgaggaaggagacGAGGGCACTAGTgcggaaggagaagaaacTAACGGAGTAGCGGAGAAATCTGCAGAAGTTGTCCCAGCGGATGTATTTACGGACCAGTAA